A window of Helicoverpa armigera isolate CAAS_96S chromosome 30, ASM3070526v1, whole genome shotgun sequence contains these coding sequences:
- the LOC110381575 gene encoding mediator of RNA polymerase II transcription subunit 28 isoform X2, with protein MAAPSNGSGNLVEEFEESFQACLNVLTKQEASPCVEKEEVKVEVERFIDLARQMEAFFLQKRFLLSAMRPELLVKEDNNELKCELQRKEELLRRHYDKISQWQNLLADLQGHTVYNKCQQQTAQAPPAVQQAPAPQHVVQQSVQAQQMAAAAAAQQAALQQQAALQQQQMQNSLAQGMFLAGGRGAYAGTPLQGPLAYLEKTATNIDMVGLGDGRR; from the exons GCATGTCTGAACGTGCTGACGAAGCAGGAAGCCTCTCCTTGCGTGGAGAAGGAGGAGGTGAAAGTCGAAGTGGAAAGGTTCATCGACCTCGCCAGGCAGATGGAAGCTTTCTTCTTACAAAAGAG ATTCCTCTTATCCGCAATGAGGCCGGAGTTACTAGTGAAAGAAGATAACAATGAACTGAAATGTGAGCTGCAGAGAAAGGAGGAGTTGCTCAGAAGGCATTACGACAAGATCAGCCAGTGGCAGAACTTGTTAGCTGACTTGCAG GGCCACACGGTGTACAACAAGTGCCAGCAACAGACTGCGCAGGCGCCGCCCGCGGTGCAACAGGCGCCTGCGCCCCAACATGTGGTGCAGCAGAGCGTGCAG GCACAACAAATGGCAGCAGCGGCAGCAGCGCAACAAGCAGCGTTGCAGCAACAAGCAGCGTTACAGCAACAGCAG ATGCAGAACAGTTTGGCTCAAGGTATGTTCCTGGCCGGAGGCCGGGGTGCCTACGCCGGGACACCACTGCAGGGGCCCCTGGCTTATCTGGAGAAGACTGCTACTAATATag atatGGTGGGTCTGGGCGACGGGCGGAGGTGA
- the LOC110381575 gene encoding mediator of RNA polymerase II transcription subunit 28 isoform X1, producing MAAPSNGSGNLVEEFEESFQACLNVLTKQEASPCVEKEEVKVEVERFIDLARQMEAFFLQKRFLLSAMRPELLVKEDNNELKCELQRKEELLRRHYDKISQWQNLLADLQNISAQGHTVYNKCQQQTAQAPPAVQQAPAPQHVVQQSVQAQQMAAAAAAQQAALQQQAALQQQQMQNSLAQGMFLAGGRGAYAGTPLQGPLAYLEKTATNIDMVGLGDGRR from the exons GCATGTCTGAACGTGCTGACGAAGCAGGAAGCCTCTCCTTGCGTGGAGAAGGAGGAGGTGAAAGTCGAAGTGGAAAGGTTCATCGACCTCGCCAGGCAGATGGAAGCTTTCTTCTTACAAAAGAG ATTCCTCTTATCCGCAATGAGGCCGGAGTTACTAGTGAAAGAAGATAACAATGAACTGAAATGTGAGCTGCAGAGAAAGGAGGAGTTGCTCAGAAGGCATTACGACAAGATCAGCCAGTGGCAGAACTTGTTAGCTGACTTGCAG AACATTTCTGCACAGGGCCACACGGTGTACAACAAGTGCCAGCAACAGACTGCGCAGGCGCCGCCCGCGGTGCAACAGGCGCCTGCGCCCCAACATGTGGTGCAGCAGAGCGTGCAG GCACAACAAATGGCAGCAGCGGCAGCAGCGCAACAAGCAGCGTTGCAGCAACAAGCAGCGTTACAGCAACAGCAG ATGCAGAACAGTTTGGCTCAAGGTATGTTCCTGGCCGGAGGCCGGGGTGCCTACGCCGGGACACCACTGCAGGGGCCCCTGGCTTATCTGGAGAAGACTGCTACTAATATag atatGGTGGGTCTGGGCGACGGGCGGAGGTGA